A region of Salinibacter sp. 10B DNA encodes the following proteins:
- a CDS encoding sialidase family protein: MTHSIRYFLFPPSLVLLGALPLLTGCGAGADESPKMEDVSPARQTAFRVRSDADVGLNADAGWAGPLNEPATLPVEAPFRLRFEVETPLDAPFVERFRLQYRRNGGAWRPVLTADFPYATSEVTPRVSVTSTAAYENLADATDLLDGSTASYAGGKGVRLSGQGPALPDHGVQSEWEWPLVIRRYADGAATNEDGDTFEFRMVDVKGRPLAAESTPKITATIPPRLLGGTYPETPGRLGPWEMSDGSLYFLMEPAESYNKLMTVKSTDGGDTWREVDGAHRPASGDLEGFASAVHDGTIHMLHQIDAGVLHHSFRTTDHPNNPDRWAVRDDTVATPGEPPVQVASITARSDGSLVGIYGGPEHIHYTIRSPDGTWGEETTIPSETGDPLSGPQSVRGTDDTVHLAYTRRDGTAWYRRIRPDGSLSAPQQISSKLGTAETDVGSVLPLVHLPETNTTAILYRRADSTLWARRADADGQLSAPVQVTERAVVQNAADSDQVGADAVAIGSSIHVLFIENGTGHLYHTRSDTAGTWTPATLQVDSVNAQWVRGQPVRQGRAYGYVYDAGSNGGSGMNWYGEVPVGE; encoded by the coding sequence ATGACCCATTCGATTCGATACTTCCTGTTTCCTCCGTCCCTGGTTTTGCTGGGGGCCCTCCCCCTTCTTACCGGCTGCGGCGCCGGGGCCGACGAGTCCCCCAAGATGGAGGACGTGTCGCCCGCCCGCCAGACCGCCTTCCGCGTGCGCTCGGACGCCGACGTAGGATTGAATGCCGACGCGGGATGGGCGGGCCCGCTCAACGAGCCCGCCACCCTGCCGGTCGAGGCTCCGTTTCGGCTTCGGTTCGAGGTGGAGACGCCCCTGGACGCGCCGTTCGTCGAGCGCTTTCGGCTGCAGTACCGCCGCAACGGCGGGGCCTGGCGCCCGGTCCTAACCGCCGATTTTCCCTATGCTACCTCGGAGGTGACCCCTCGGGTGAGCGTAACCTCCACCGCCGCCTACGAGAATCTGGCAGACGCCACCGACTTGCTCGACGGATCGACGGCGTCGTATGCGGGTGGCAAGGGCGTGCGTCTCTCCGGTCAGGGTCCCGCTCTCCCGGATCACGGCGTGCAGAGCGAGTGGGAGTGGCCGCTGGTCATCCGACGGTACGCGGACGGCGCCGCGACGAACGAGGACGGCGACACGTTCGAGTTTCGAATGGTGGACGTAAAGGGGCGTCCGCTGGCCGCCGAATCGACGCCTAAGATAACGGCAACCATTCCCCCCCGGCTGCTGGGCGGCACCTATCCCGAAACGCCGGGCCGCCTCGGCCCCTGGGAAATGTCCGACGGCAGCCTCTACTTTCTCATGGAGCCGGCGGAGTCCTACAACAAGCTGATGACGGTCAAGTCGACTGACGGTGGGGACACGTGGCGGGAGGTCGACGGCGCCCACCGACCCGCGTCGGGCGACCTGGAGGGGTTCGCCTCCGCCGTCCACGACGGCACCATTCACATGCTCCACCAGATCGACGCCGGGGTCCTGCACCACTCCTTCCGGACGACGGACCACCCGAACAATCCGGACAGATGGGCCGTGCGGGACGACACGGTCGCAACGCCCGGCGAGCCGCCCGTACAGGTTGCATCGATCACTGCCCGATCGGACGGGAGTCTCGTCGGGATTTACGGCGGGCCGGAGCACATCCACTACACGATCCGCAGCCCCGACGGCACGTGGGGCGAGGAAACGACAATCCCCAGCGAGACGGGCGATCCGCTGTCGGGTCCGCAGTCGGTGCGCGGGACGGATGACACGGTGCACCTTGCCTACACGCGCCGCGACGGCACGGCCTGGTATCGTCGCATCCGCCCGGACGGAAGCCTCTCGGCCCCTCAGCAGATCTCCTCTAAGCTGGGAACTGCGGAGACAGACGTCGGCTCCGTCCTCCCCCTCGTGCACCTTCCGGAGACGAACACAACGGCCATTCTCTACCGTCGGGCGGACAGCACCCTGTGGGCACGTCGGGCAGACGCCGACGGCCAGTTGAGTGCCCCCGTCCAGGTCACCGAGCGCGCCGTCGTACAGAACGCGGCCGACTCCGACCAGGTAGGGGCCGATGCCGTTGCCATCGGCTCGTCGATCCACGTCTTGTTCATCGAGAACGGGACGGGCCACCTCTACCACACCCGCAGCGACACCGCCGGCACCTGGACCCCCGCCACGCTGCAGGTCGACAGTGTGAACGCACAGTGGGTCCGCGGGCAACCGGTGCGGCAGGGACGCGCGTACGGCTACGTGTACGACGCTGGGTCGAACGGCGGGTCGGGGATGAACTGGTACGGCGAGGTGCCGGTGGGCGAGTAG
- a CDS encoding GNAT family N-acetyltransferase: MLNIRSAQCRDRDAIWTLFHDVVSDGTTYAYPSDIEKAEGLRLWMDDPRACYVAEREGAIVGTYYLKDNQPGRGAHVCNAGYMVRADARGQGIGQALCEHSLKAARRLGYEAMQYNLVVATNEAAVHLWKKMGFDIVGTLPEVFDHAEKGLVDAHVMYRRL; the protein is encoded by the coding sequence ATGCTCAACATTCGCAGCGCCCAGTGTCGGGATCGCGACGCCATCTGGACCCTCTTCCACGACGTGGTCTCGGACGGCACTACCTACGCCTATCCGTCCGATATCGAGAAAGCGGAGGGCCTGCGGCTTTGGATGGACGACCCGCGGGCGTGCTACGTCGCCGAACGCGAGGGGGCGATTGTTGGCACGTACTATCTCAAGGACAATCAGCCGGGTCGGGGCGCCCACGTCTGCAATGCGGGATACATGGTGCGCGCCGACGCGCGGGGGCAGGGCATCGGGCAGGCCCTGTGCGAGCACTCACTAAAGGCGGCGCGACGGCTTGGGTATGAGGCCATGCAGTACAACCTCGTCGTGGCCACCAATGAGGCGGCCGTTCACCTGTGGAAGAAGATGGGCTTCGATATCGTGGGTACGTTGCCGGAGGTCTTTGACCACGCGGAGAAGGGGTTGGTTGATGCCCACGTGATGTACCGCCGCCTCTGA
- a CDS encoding DUF72 domain-containing protein: MSQLHIGTSGWQHDAFAGRFYSDDLAQSDRLSFYADTFGSVEVNNTFYQSPDEETLHNWREQTPDDFTFVVKANQYITHFKKLKDPEEPIQNLYRNVEPLGDALGPILFQCPPNWHQNLERLHNFLAVLDDEHRHVFEFRDPTWLNEGTTEALAAHDAAFCIYDYGDRSTLRTVTTDFVYVRLHGAGEAYRGRYTDAALDEWADAVAEWRAEGRDVYVFFNNTAGEGHAPHDAQRLRARCSA, encoded by the coding sequence ATGTCCCAGCTTCACATCGGAACCTCCGGTTGGCAGCACGACGCGTTTGCTGGCCGCTTCTACTCCGACGACCTCGCGCAGAGCGATCGCCTTTCGTTCTACGCCGACACGTTCGGCAGTGTCGAGGTCAACAACACCTTCTACCAGAGCCCCGATGAAGAGACGCTCCACAACTGGCGTGAGCAGACGCCGGACGACTTTACGTTTGTCGTCAAGGCCAACCAGTACATTACCCACTTCAAGAAGCTGAAGGATCCCGAGGAGCCGATCCAAAACCTCTATCGGAACGTCGAGCCGCTCGGCGATGCCTTGGGGCCGATTCTTTTTCAGTGCCCGCCGAACTGGCATCAGAATCTGGAGCGCCTGCACAACTTTCTCGCGGTGCTCGACGACGAGCATCGGCACGTCTTCGAGTTTCGGGACCCGACGTGGCTGAATGAGGGGACGACCGAGGCGCTGGCGGCCCACGACGCCGCGTTCTGCATCTACGACTACGGCGACCGGTCTACCCTCCGCACCGTGACGACCGATTTCGTGTACGTGCGGCTGCATGGAGCCGGCGAGGCGTACCGCGGGCGGTACACCGATGCCGCGCTCGATGAGTGGGCAGACGCTGTTGCCGAGTGGCGGGCAGAGGGGCGCGACGTGTACGTCTTCTTCAACAACACGGCGGGCGAGGGCCACGCCCCGCACGACGCGCAGCGGCTGCGGGCCCGGTGTTCGGCGTAG
- a CDS encoding DNA-formamidopyrimidine glycosylase family protein — translation MPELPDNVVYRRRIADGALNRKIAQTNVVDPRILAGVEPHRFDEVLSGQTLTETHRHGKHVFAKYGDETGWLAFHFGMTGKVEIVENGDPSEYAYIQLHFEDGGHLAFVCPRKFARVRLIDTPEAFLEEKELGPDARRVDVEAFLEQLEGRRGSIKGRLLDQQVVAGLGNIYADEALYQEGIHPATTVPELSEANLRSLYDAIQVVLDAAIDVESDPTALDPERFMLPHRYGDERCPDTGVPLETEQVSGRTAYFSPARQSPPA, via the coding sequence ATGCCCGAGTTGCCCGACAATGTCGTCTACCGGCGCCGCATCGCCGACGGAGCCCTGAACCGGAAGATTGCACAGACCAACGTCGTCGACCCGCGCATCCTCGCTGGCGTGGAGCCCCACCGGTTCGACGAGGTCCTCTCCGGACAGACACTGACGGAGACGCACCGCCACGGCAAGCACGTCTTCGCAAAGTACGGGGACGAGACCGGCTGGCTGGCCTTCCACTTCGGCATGACGGGCAAAGTGGAAATCGTAGAGAATGGTGATCCGTCCGAGTACGCGTATATCCAATTGCACTTCGAGGACGGGGGGCACCTCGCATTCGTCTGCCCGCGCAAGTTTGCCCGCGTGCGCCTCATCGATACGCCGGAGGCCTTCCTGGAAGAAAAAGAACTGGGGCCGGATGCCCGCCGGGTGGACGTAGAGGCATTCCTTGAGCAACTGGAGGGCCGTCGCGGCAGCATCAAGGGCCGTTTGCTGGACCAACAAGTGGTGGCCGGCCTCGGCAACATCTACGCCGACGAAGCACTGTACCAGGAGGGCATCCACCCGGCCACGACCGTGCCCGAACTCTCGGAGGCCAACCTGCGGAGCCTCTACGACGCCATCCAGGTCGTCCTCGACGCAGCGATCGACGTGGAGTCCGATCCCACGGCGCTGGATCCGGAGCGCTTCATGCTTCCCCACCGCTACGGCGACGAACGATGCCCGGACACGGGTGTGCCGCTCGAAACCGAACAGGTCTCGGGGCGCACGGCCTACTTCTCTCCCGCTCGGCAGTCGCCGCCGGCGTAA
- the rpsT gene encoding 30S ribosomal protein S20, translating into MTSSPTPATHTMPTHKSAKKRVRQNEKRRKQNQSRKTRARTKIKKLKSTDDPEAARELLNDVKGDLDGLAAKGIIHKNRAARKKSKLEKYVDNLDA; encoded by the coding sequence ATAACAAGCTCACCGACCCCAGCGACACACACCATGCCCACGCACAAATCGGCCAAGAAGCGCGTTCGCCAGAACGAAAAGCGACGCAAGCAAAACCAGTCCCGAAAGACCCGCGCCCGAACCAAGATCAAGAAGCTCAAGTCCACCGATGACCCGGAGGCCGCACGGGAGCTCCTGAACGACGTAAAGGGCGACCTGGACGGCCTCGCGGCGAAGGGCATCATTCACAAGAACCGCGCCGCCCGAAAGAAGAGCAAGCTGGAGAAGTACGTGGACAACCTCGACGCGTAG
- a CDS encoding TonB-dependent receptor plug domain-containing protein, translated as MRFHRLFAVLSIAVLIVGGVRAQPSPSTDTSAVAFEVNLPDSVVVTATRVAAEAQTTGRQVSIYTQRDIQNLSVNSVDQLLDVVGGVDVQSRGGFGVQSDLKMRGSTFNGVLLLLDGARINDPYTGHFLMDLPVPLSEIARVEVLHGPATALYGPDALGGVVHLITKTALRSGRMPDTGLAARVDGRYGKNNFYDVSGAARDVGANTTVSAAASVQGSDGQTVSAAESDGLSSTVQTDFHRRAATAAVSRNVGDATFYARAGVDDREFGAYHFYTDFASDRAREATSTFWLQSRLASAHDAETPWQVQIAGKQHRDRYTYNPAVGPNRHISRMLNVQGQASRTWGTVHVTGGASGGVRGVDSNRDGVHRDASVGTFVSLRWQATSRLTVNQSTRLDYDPVYGVEPTPQLYVAYDLGAATLRAGGGRVVRAPNYLERFIDSPTNQGNENLDAETAWSGEVGADVQMPANLSLSVTGFHRSTENAIDYLRREAVFVARNLDRTTTTGLETEMTFDRQMGPAGVRLSAAYTFLDATLDAQRPTTAYKYGLNSARHHVQGSAAMTVGAVTVSLQGTWRDRLTDIGLATDRYGVVHSRLAYQTRLGGARTTLSAEVRNAFDRQYSEIFDAPMPNRTLLVGASVQL; from the coding sequence ATGCGATTCCATCGCCTTTTCGCTGTTCTCAGTATTGCTGTCTTGATCGTTGGGGGCGTGCGGGCTCAGCCCTCGCCCAGTACCGATACGTCTGCCGTGGCGTTTGAAGTGAACCTGCCCGACAGCGTGGTCGTGACGGCCACTCGCGTAGCTGCGGAGGCCCAGACTACGGGACGTCAGGTGAGCATCTACACCCAGCGGGACATTCAGAACCTCTCCGTCAACAGCGTTGACCAACTGCTCGACGTGGTGGGCGGGGTCGACGTGCAGAGTCGGGGGGGGTTCGGGGTCCAGAGCGACCTGAAGATGCGCGGCTCGACCTTCAATGGCGTTTTGCTGCTGCTGGATGGGGCCCGAATCAACGATCCGTACACCGGTCACTTCCTGATGGATTTGCCGGTCCCGCTGTCCGAAATCGCCCGGGTGGAGGTGCTGCACGGCCCCGCAACGGCCCTCTACGGCCCCGACGCCCTCGGCGGCGTGGTGCACCTCATCACCAAAACTGCCCTTCGCAGTGGCCGGATGCCGGACACGGGCCTCGCGGCGCGCGTCGATGGGCGCTATGGGAAGAACAATTTCTACGACGTGAGCGGCGCGGCCCGCGACGTGGGGGCGAACACGACGGTGAGCGCGGCGGCCTCGGTACAGGGCAGCGACGGGCAGACGGTGTCCGCCGCCGAGTCGGATGGGCTGTCGAGTACGGTGCAGACCGACTTCCACCGCCGCGCGGCAACCGCGGCGGTGAGCCGAAACGTGGGCGACGCAACCTTCTATGCCCGCGCCGGCGTGGACGACCGTGAGTTTGGGGCGTATCACTTCTACACCGACTTTGCCTCCGACCGCGCCCGGGAGGCGACGTCGACCTTCTGGCTTCAGAGCCGACTGGCAAGCGCACATGACGCAGAGACGCCCTGGCAAGTCCAGATTGCGGGCAAGCAGCATCGAGACCGGTACACGTACAACCCGGCAGTCGGCCCCAATCGGCACATCAGCCGTATGCTGAACGTGCAGGGACAGGCTTCCCGCACGTGGGGGACCGTGCACGTAACCGGCGGAGCATCGGGCGGCGTACGGGGCGTGGACAGCAATCGGGACGGCGTACACCGCGACGCATCGGTGGGCACGTTCGTCAGCCTGCGCTGGCAGGCCACCTCGCGCCTCACCGTGAATCAGAGCACGCGTCTCGACTACGACCCGGTCTATGGCGTGGAGCCGACGCCGCAGCTTTACGTGGCCTATGACCTGGGTGCCGCCACACTCCGGGCCGGCGGTGGCCGCGTCGTGCGGGCGCCCAACTACCTGGAGCGCTTCATCGACTCGCCCACCAATCAGGGCAACGAGAATCTCGACGCTGAGACGGCGTGGTCGGGCGAGGTGGGGGCCGATGTGCAGATGCCCGCCAACCTGTCGCTTTCGGTGACGGGCTTCCATCGATCTACCGAGAATGCCATCGACTACCTCCGGCGGGAAGCCGTTTTTGTGGCCCGAAACCTTGACCGGACCACGACCACGGGACTCGAAACGGAAATGACGTTCGATCGGCAGATGGGTCCTGCGGGAGTCCGGCTCAGCGCGGCGTACACATTCCTCGACGCCACGCTGGACGCCCAGCGCCCGACGACGGCCTACAAATACGGGCTCAACAGTGCCCGGCATCACGTGCAGGGAAGCGCCGCGATGACGGTGGGCGCGGTCACCGTGAGCCTGCAGGGGACGTGGAGGGACCGCCTGACCGATATCGGACTGGCGACCGACCGGTACGGCGTAGTGCATTCGCGGCTGGCCTACCAGACGCGGCTTGGCGGGGCGCGCACGACGCTCTCTGCCGAGGTGCGCAACGCATTCGACCGGCAGTACAGTGAGATCTTCGATGCGCCGATGCCAAACCGCACGCTGCTGGTGGGAGCGTCGGTGCAGCTGTAG